Proteins encoded within one genomic window of Girardinichthys multiradiatus isolate DD_20200921_A chromosome 21, DD_fGirMul_XY1, whole genome shotgun sequence:
- the LOC124857615 gene encoding calponin-3-like, translating into MAHFNKGPAYGLSAEVKSKIAQKYDPLKEEELRFWIEDVTEMAIGENFQKGLKDGVILCELINKLQPGSVKRINHSQLNWHKLENLGNFIKAILAYGLKPSDIFEANDLFENGNTTQVQTTLLALANMAKTKGLDTKIDIGVKYADKQARQFDEEKIKAGQCVIGLQMGTNKCASQAGMTAYGTRRHLYDPKTHTDKPYDQTTISLQMGTNKGASQAGMSAPGTRRDIFDQKVALQPLDNSTISLQMGTNKVASQRGMSVYGLGRQVYDPKYCAPPTEPVIHKNGSQGTGTNGSEISDSDYQAEFQEEEYHAGYLDDYNSHYNDPNIDY; encoded by the exons ATTGCTCAAAAATATGATCCCTTGAAGGAGGAGGAGCTGCGATTCTGGATCGAGGACGTAACAGAAATGGCGATTGGAGAGAACTTCCAGAAGGGTCTGAAGGATGGAGTCATCCTCTGCGA aTTAATTAATAAGCTACAACCTGGTTCAGTGAAGAGGATTAACCACTCCCAGCTGAATTGGCACAAG CTTGAAAACCTTGGGAATTTCATCAAAGCAATTCTGGCCTATGGCCTAAAGCCCAGCGATATCTTTGAGgccaatgacctgtttgaaaatGGAAACACGACTCAAGTACAGACCACACTGCTTGCACTGGCCAACATG GCGAAGACCAAAGGCTTGGACACAAAGATTGATATTGGGGTGAAATATGCAGACAAACAAGCACGACAGTTTGATGAAGAAAAGATCAAGGCAGGGCAGTGTGTCATCGGGCTCCAG atggGAACAAATAAGTGTGCCAGTCAGGCTGGAATGACAGCGTATGGAACCAGAAGACATCTGTATGACCCAAAGACACACACTGATAAACCGTATGACCAGACCACCATCAGTCTGCAGATGGGCACCAATAAAGGAGCCAGCCAG GCGGGCATGTCGGCCCCTGGTACCCGCAGAGACATCTTTGATCAGAAGGTGGCACTGCAGCCACTTGACAACTCCACCATCTCCCTCCAGATGGGCACCAACAAGGTGGCATCTCAGAGAGGCATGAGCGTGTACGGTCTGGGCCGGCAAGTTTATGACCCCAAGTACTGCGCCCCTCCAACAGAGCCAGTTATTCACAAAAACGGTAGCCAGGGCACCGGTACAAACGGTTCAGAAATCAGTGACAGTGATTATCAGGCTGAATTCCAGGAGGAGGAGTACCATGCAGGTTACCTTGACGACTACAACTCTCACTATAATGATCCGAACATTGACTATTAG